In Lates calcarifer isolate ASB-BC8 linkage group LG21, TLL_Latcal_v3, whole genome shotgun sequence, the sequence GCTCAGTGCTAAATTCATACACCTAAAATGGAAAtgcaaaatgattttttgtATTGCTATGTCCTGTGCCTTGCAATTTAAGttatacaaaacaaatatacagCAGTCTACTGCTGGTTTGTCCCCATGTCTGTAGAAATGATGTGGTGAGTAAAAATGTCAGAGTGAGTACAAGAAAATCCACAGTACAGACTGTCATCATACCTTGGCCTCAAAGAAGTCTTTGGCCCCCATCACTCCCTCAGTGGACACGTTGATCTCTGACAGTCTGGCCAGAGCCATCAGACcactctcctcctgcagctctccagctgctgctctgcggAAGATCAGCAGGAACTGCAGGAAAATGGTTCACATACAGTCACTGATTTCCTTCGTGTGTTTATGTCACAAACTATAAATGTCACTTCAGTTCACCCTTCACCAGCCTGAAACATCACCTTTCATCCCCTTGAGCCCACAAACAGTCTCCAGTCTTTGTATGAGCAAGTACGTCAGTATTTCAAATCTAACTCCCTCCACATGTAAATGACACAGTAGCAGCACACAGCAGTATCCTCACCTCTCTGAAGCTCAGTTTGCCATCAAAGTCTTCATCCACCTCTTTGATCATGTTCTTGAGGCCCAGGTGGGTCTGTGGAGCTCCCAGCTTCTCCATCATCAGCTTCAACTCCATCAGGTCGATGAAGCCGTCTTTCCCAGTATCATACCTAGAAACCACAAAACCCACACAGCCTCAGGTCAAAGATGAAGATCAGGATGCACCTGTCCAAAGAGTAAGTAAACAAGACTCAGGTTAGTGACAGAATGCACAAGTGACAGTACAAGTCAACAGAGAGCAGCCACAGATAGATGCTAATCTACTGTAGGaaacacagactgaggcagGAGGGGAAATGATTTCAAAGCATGATAAATGTAGAGACAGGACTGCACGTGACTGTGAGAGACTCCAGCAGCCAATCTGACAGCTGTTATCACCAATGGCAGAGCCCACAGAGGCTTATATAGGCTCGGATAGGAGGACTATTTATAGAAGCtttcagcagctgtgtgtgtgagtgtgtgtgcgtgtgaataATACATACTGAAGTATCAGGCTGCTAACACCTGAGTGAGACTAATCTGTTCAGTCCAGAAACAAAAGCCACTGTTTGGTTCCAGTCCTTCAGGGAGCCATGAGGACTGCTGCCTGTGTTAACAATCAGCCTGATACCACATCATCACAAACTGAAACCCTGCCAGAATTCAGTCTCCAGAGAAACTGCCCTTATGAGACAAATACCTTGATACATACCTTGGCTGTTTTCTTAGAAGTAACATGTGGTAAGGTgaagtccaaaaaaaaaataggcaGACTTTTATTTGTTGTCTCCAATGACAATGCACAAATcgaagaaaaaaaacacagggaaaaagGGGGGAAACCATTCTGGTGCTGCTCTTCAAAATAAACTTGTC encodes:
- the efhd1 gene encoding EF-hand domain-containing protein D1 isoform X2 yields the protein MELKLMMEKLGAPQTHLGLKNMIKEVDEDFDGKLSFREFLLIFRRAAAGELQEESGLMALARLSEINVSTEGVMGAKDFFEAKAQALSRGSKFEAEIREEKEERKRQDVEKKQRQAAFKQLQSTFCS